The genomic stretch AACACCAAAAATGGCATTGATGATCGATAAAATAAAACTGAACAACAGTGCCCACCAAAAACCATCCACTACAAAGCCCGGGATAATTTCAGCAGCAAACAAAATAATCAGCCCATTAATTACCAGCAAAAACAAGCCCAATGTCACGATCGTAATCGGAATGGTCAATATGATCAGGATAGGTTTAATGGTATAGTTCAATAAACTGATGACCACCGCGATGAGCACACCAATCCAAAAATCCTCTACATAAACCCCTGGTAAAAGGTATCCAGTAACAATTACAGCCAAACCAGCCACAACCAACTGGATGAGGATATTACCCCAGCTATTGCGTTTACTCCTCATATTTTCAATTATTGCTTTATTAAGTTCTGTATAAAAGTAAGTGCATAATACCAGTTTAAAAACGCTAATACAATAAAAATCGTTACTAAAAATCATGAATTATATCATGTTTAACAAAATTTATCCGAGCTTACTCAAATTTTACGGTTTAAGAAATTATCTTTGTAATCTTAAATCAACAATAAAATCAAGTGATATTAATAGTATTCTTCCTTCTTCACTGGTATTTCTCGCTGTTTTGCCAGAGTTTCTTTCTGCACCGGTATGCTGCCCACCAGATGTTCATCATGAACAAATTCTGGGAAAAGTTCTTTTACTTTTTCACCTGGGCATGTCAAGGCAGCTCTTACCTATCACCAAGGGCTTATGCCATTCTTCACAGAATGCACCATGCGTACAGTGACACCCCTAAAGATCCACATAGTCCACACCATACCGAGAACCTCTTTACCATGATGTGGAAGACCAAGAACATTTATAACGATTATTTCAGCTTTAGGCTTAAGCCGGAAGAGCGGTTTTCAAAGGACGTTCCCGATTGGAAAAAATTTGATCTCATGGCCGACAGTATGGTTGTACGCGTCGCATGGGGTGTACTATATGTGGCGATCTATGTGTTAAGCATCAGTGTTTTTGATTTGCCAGGTACCCACTGGTGGATGTACTTCTTGCTCCCTATTCACTTCATGATGGGGCCGGTTCACGGTGCCATTGTAAACTGGAGTGGACATAAGTACGGTTATGCTAATTTTGACAATAACGATCATTCAAAAAACAGCTTACTACTGGATGTGCTCATGCTGGGTGAATTGTTCCAAAACAATCACCATAAACTGCCAAATCGTCCAAATTTCGCAGTAAAATGGTATGAGTTTGACCCTACCTACCCTGTAGTGAAATTACTTCATTTTACACGCATTATTAAATTGAGAACTAATTGATCTAATTCTTGCAAAAAACATATTTAAAAGGACTGCTTAGACAAGCAGTCCTTTTTTTTAATTTAACCCGGAATTGATGCCGTTTAGTTAGTAAGTATTAGGGATGACTGATTACTATTTCTCTTGCTAAATTCCAGCTTGGTTTTCATCCCATTACCTTTGTTCCTTTTTTGCTACAGGTCAAAAAAGAATCCAAACCTGTCCGCCTGTGGAGGAAACTCCGCCGCGGTGCCTCTATTGTGCTAAAATTAAACCCCTCCTTTTTTTAGCTGCCAACCCCCTTTTTGATTAACATTCGTCAAATCTATCTGGCTACTAGACAGACAAGCCTGCCTTCTTGCCCGCCCACTTTATAATTTCTTAACGCCCAATACCTGCAAGGCGGAACATCTCATACAAGTT from Echinicola soli encodes the following:
- a CDS encoding phage holin family protein, whose amino-acid sequence is MRSKRNSWGNILIQLVVAGLAVIVTGYLLPGVYVEDFWIGVLIAVVISLLNYTIKPILIILTIPITIVTLGLFLLVINGLIILFAAEIIPGFVVDGFWWALLFSFILSIINAIFGVSLFDSEK
- a CDS encoding acyl-CoA desaturase, which encodes MILIVFFLLHWYFSLFCQSFFLHRYAAHQMFIMNKFWEKFFYFFTWACQGSSYLSPRAYAILHRMHHAYSDTPKDPHSPHHTENLFTMMWKTKNIYNDYFSFRLKPEERFSKDVPDWKKFDLMADSMVVRVAWGVLYVAIYVLSISVFDLPGTHWWMYFLLPIHFMMGPVHGAIVNWSGHKYGYANFDNNDHSKNSLLLDVLMLGELFQNNHHKLPNRPNFAVKWYEFDPTYPVVKLLHFTRIIKLRTN